TTTCGATGAAAAAACGAAGAATCTCATTTTCAATAGATTTATAACATAATATGTAAATTTTATGTTTGTGAGCATAGTCAGTTAAAAATTTTTTTATTTCTTCCTGATCTAATGCTGTTAATTGATTTGAACCACAAAGAAAAATATTCATAGATTTGTGCCACCTCATGCTAAATTGTAACATATCTTTTATAAAAAATAACTGCAAAATATTAGTGTTCAGAGTATAATTATAAATAACTGGATTTTACGATTAAGTTTAGGAAGAAATAAAAAAATAAATAGGTGATATATATGCTGCGTTCGATCTCGCATAATCCAATTTTATCGCATATACCGCCTGCTACTCAAATGCCGAAAGAAGCAAATGTCAGGACAGGACTTGCATTTTCGGATAATTTGCATGCGGATCCAAAAAAAGATAAATTGTTAGAACAAATGGAAGCATTTGTCGATAACATTGGAGAAATTAAAGAGAAAATTGAAATGGAATTAACGCTTGATAATGTAATGGAATACAAAAATACAGTAAAATCATTTTTGAATTTTTACGTAGATAATGTATTGCAATATAAAGATGTCATGTCGCGTCATCCACGTTATGGCTATTCACAGAAAATGACGATTGTGAAACAGGCGGAAATGGGATTAAATGAGTTAGAAGATGTTATGAATTTAATTAATACGAAAACGGGACATTTAGAAATGTTAAATCAGATTGGAGAAATCCACGGTTTAATTGTAAATTTAGTCTTGTAAAAGGGAAGGAAACGATATGTACATACAATTATATGAAAAGCTCGTTATTATTCAAAAAGCATATGAAAACATTCAAACGCTTGGAGAACAAATATATGAGAATTTGAAACATAAAAATGTAAATGCAGTTCAAAAATTGCAAGTAGAGCAATTGCAGTACATAGATGGTTTAAAAGGATTATCAAGCTCGTTTGAAGAAATGGTTATTCAGTTTTGTAAAGAAAAGGGAATTGAACCGTTTCGCGTAAGTGCATTATTTTCGCATTTTTCTAACGAAGAAATTGAAAAAATGGAAGAATTACAAAAAAATGTAGCTGAATTAGAAGAGAATGTAAAAATGATTCTTTTGAAAAATCAATATTACTTAAACGTACTATTAAAAACTACAGAAAGTATTGTGGATTCCGTTTCTGAATATAATTTAGAGCGAAACAATAATTCACAAATCTTTATGAACGAACTATTGTAAAGGGGAAGTGAAGCATTATGAGATTATCTGATTATAATACGCCGCTATCGGGTTTGTTAGCGGCACAAATGGGATTACAAACGACGAAACAAAATTTATCAAACATTCATACGCCTGGTTATGTGCGTCAAATGGTGAATTACGGATCGGCTGGAGCAAGTCAGGGCTATTCACCAGAACAAAAAATAGGTTACGGTGTACAAACGTTAGGCGTTGACCGTATTACAGATGAAGTGAAAACGAAACAGTTTAACGATCAATTATCTCAACTCTCTTACTATAACTACATGAATTCGACTTTATCACGTGTAGAATCTATGGTTGGAACGACAGGAAAAAATTCATTATCTAGTTTAATGGATGGCTTCTTTAATGCTTTTCGTGAAGTTGCAAAAAATCCAGAACAACCAAATTACTACGATACATTAATTTCTGAAACTGGGAAGTTTACAAGTCAAGTAAATCGTTTGGCAAAAAGCTTAGATACAGCAGAAGCACAAACGACAGAAGATATTGAAGCGCATGTCAA
This Bacillus paramycoides DNA region includes the following protein-coding sequences:
- a CDS encoding YaaR family protein, which translates into the protein MLRSISHNPILSHIPPATQMPKEANVRTGLAFSDNLHADPKKDKLLEQMEAFVDNIGEIKEKIEMELTLDNVMEYKNTVKSFLNFYVDNVLQYKDVMSRHPRYGYSQKMTIVKQAEMGLNELEDVMNLINTKTGHLEMLNQIGEIHGLIVNLVL